The Lachnospiraceae bacterium oral taxon 500 genome window below encodes:
- the rihB gene encoding ribonucleoside hydrolase (Hydrolyzes cytidine or uridine to ribose and cytosine or uracil, respectively), which produces MEKTKIILDCDPGHDDAVAIMLAAKNPAIELLGITVVAGNQTLDNTQRNALNIVQHLDLDVPVYAGCGQPMVRQKVTAGDIHGKTGLDGPVFAALTRELEKEHAVSFIVRTLMDSAGDITMVTTGPMTNLAMAMRMEPRIIEKIQKIVLMGGAYTNGNVTPAAEFNIFADADAAHVCFSAGRPVVMVGLDVTRKALCYPAIVERMGKIGNKASGLFVDLMGHFCRTQKEIFGWEGGPLHDPITIAYLIDPTVLTLKAMNTEIEHRSIQSYGRTNCDYFGYMKREATADIAIDIDVEKFWDMVEDGLRLYS; this is translated from the coding sequence ATGGAAAAAACAAAGATTATATTGGACTGTGATCCCGGACATGACGATGCGGTGGCGATTATGCTGGCGGCCAAAAATCCGGCGATTGAACTGCTTGGTATTACGGTGGTAGCCGGCAATCAAACCTTGGACAATACCCAGCGCAATGCTTTAAACATAGTCCAGCATCTGGATTTGGACGTACCGGTTTATGCCGGCTGCGGTCAGCCGATGGTACGGCAGAAGGTGACGGCCGGGGATATTCATGGCAAAACGGGCCTGGACGGTCCGGTTTTTGCAGCGCTGACCCGCGAACTGGAAAAGGAACATGCCGTTTCTTTTATCGTCAGAACACTGATGGACTCAGCCGGTGATATTACTATGGTAACAACCGGACCGATGACGAATTTGGCTATGGCGATGCGGATGGAGCCGAGAATTATTGAAAAAATTCAAAAAATTGTGCTGATGGGCGGCGCTTATACCAATGGCAATGTCACACCGGCAGCCGAATTTAATATTTTTGCCGATGCCGATGCGGCTCATGTTTGTTTCAGTGCCGGCCGGCCGGTGGTAATGGTTGGCCTTGATGTCACCCGTAAGGCGCTGTGTTACCCGGCGATTGTCGAGCGCATGGGTAAAATCGGCAACAAGGCTTCGGGCTTATTTGTCGATCTGATGGGACATTTTTGCCGGACGCAAAAGGAAATTTTCGGCTGGGAGGGCGGGCCGCTGCATGACCCGATTACAATTGCTTATTTGATTGACCCGACAGTCTTGACGCTGAAAGCAATGAATACCGAAATCGAGCACAGGAGCATTCAATCCTATGGCCGGACCAACTGTGACTACTTTGGCTATATGAAAAGAGAAGCCACGGCCGATATAGCGATTGATATTGATGTGGAAAAGTTTTGGGATATGGTTGAGGACGGTCTGCGTCTATACTCGTAG